The nucleotide window TTCCTGAAGTAATTGACTTGAAACGTAAGTTGATAGAGGAAAGCGATTGCGCTACGCGCAGCGCCGGAGGCGATCGCTATCGTTTTATTGCTAGTTCTATTTTAGAAGCTACTTGGATTGAGGAGATTCAGCGCGTAGCACCAGTATTAATTATTATGGAAGGGGTATCAATGTATCTTACAGAAATAGAGATGAAAACTCTATTTCAAAACATTACTCGCGACCTTGCACCAGTCACAATTCTTATGGATGTTATTGCTAGCAAAAGGGCAAAAAATACTCAGAAGCATGATACTGTTTCTAAAACTAATGCAAAGTTTAAGTGGGGACTAGATAACTCCAAAGAATTAGAAAATTGGCAACAAGAACTTACAGTGACGGATGAAGTTTACTATTTAACTCGCTTTGCAAATTATCCACATCGCTTACCTTGGTGGGGTAGATATTTGCGGTTCATTCTTGTTGCGGTGTTTAAAAACTTTGGGCGAGTAATTCAAGTGCAAATTACTCAATCAGCTTAACTCTTGATTAGCAAGTACATACAAGTAAACGAGGATTTTTAAAGAAACTGTTTCTGAAGATAGACGTACTTTAAATTATTCAATAGTATATCAGTAAGTACCTACCTTTAGCGAATAGCAGTAACTATGAGTCAGTTAGAACCACGACTTGGGTTAGAAATAGAGGCGATCGCACC belongs to Gloeocapsopsis sp. IPPAS B-1203 and includes:
- a CDS encoding class I SAM-dependent methyltransferase, whose amino-acid sequence is MTTTAKEATDKISGVSETLMITLYARYIESQRQDAILQDNKAAEIVEKIDYDFSKYAQGWASQLGCVIRAEVYDHLVSQFIQKHPQATIINLGAGLCTRFFRVDNGKITWYEVDFPEVIDLKRKLIEESDCATRSAGGDRYRFIASSILEATWIEEIQRVAPVLIIMEGVSMYLTEIEMKTLFQNITRDLAPVTILMDVIASKRAKNTQKHDTVSKTNAKFKWGLDNSKELENWQQELTVTDEVYYLTRFANYPHRLPWWGRYLRFILVAVFKNFGRVIQVQITQSA